The region GACGTCAGGCAGTCGACGCCGTACAGACAATCATTGTCTGTGTCGCACCTCTGCTGTCTGATTTCCTCCTGGAATGTTGCTTCCGGGATGATGTGCCGCGCGTCCACCACCTTCAGGTCGTGACGCTTTGTGTAGCCAAAGCTGGACGGGCTCAGGTTGCACATGAGGAAGCTGCCAAAGGTGCCATGGAAAAGGTCTTCAACCAGCTCCAGCAGCCCAATGGAGATCTTTGCTCTGTGCGGCCAGGCTGGTGTGAACCATTGGTCCATGCTGCGACGCAGACCTCCAGGCATCCACACCTCCATGACCCAGGGCAGACTCAGGCCATACAAGGGAGAGTGAGGCACCTTCTCCATCATGTACAGATCTCCACAGAAGCCCAGAACTTTGGGCATGTGGCCTCGGTCTTGGAGGGCTAGTGCCAGCAGGAACTCATTGAGCTGCAGCAAAGCCCAGGAGGACCGTGCCTCGGCCAGCGAGATGTGGCCGTCCTTGTTGGCATCAGCTGCTGTCAATGCCCGCGTGGCAAGGTCGCCTAGATTGGCCTGGTCGTCCCCCACTTTGGCCTGGAAAGACCGCGTCCACAtttaaaacatgctaacttcTGATGCTGGGTTTAAACATCCTCACCTTCAGGTGGGTGAGGATCATCTCCCTGAACCTCTCCACTGATGTCCCTTTGGTAGGCTTGTCAAAGGCGGCAGCTTCCTTCCTGGGCTCCATGTCACCAGCCAAATCATAACGAGGAGCCTCATCCAGCTGGCACTTGATGACCCCCTCCAGGTCGCCCCAGGTACCCAAATACACCTGAAACCATATCAACATAATCTTTGTCCTTTTGCTGCCAAGATGTTTGTGGATAGGTGAGGCATTCAATTCGAGTTCCCACGTGTTCTGGAAAATGATTGACACATTTTTTAGTCATGGAAAATTGGGAAGAAAAGGTCAAATGTCATGGAAAATGATTTACACCTTTGTATGTTGTCACCTTATTGTCTGGGCAACAACCAACCGATCACACTTGCGATTCCGTTTGCGAAATTGTGCAAGCAGTGCTTCCAACTGACTGCCAGGGAGAACCTGTTAAGGATTGACAGGACTTGTCCGTATTGATCCATGTGACTTCTTTCTGCAGTGGCTGCAAAAGTCCGGGGAAAtaattttaagtaaaaaatgtaaaactgaGAAAGTTTTACTTTTACTCAACCtgtcatcacaaaaaaaatgccacaGTGGGTGAACGTGAGGAAATTGTAATGACCCACTGTCCCCACTAGGTGGGACAACAACACCTCCTCTTGAAAGGCAATCCGGACAATGACAGGTGGGAAACATTGTAGTCATCTACAACTGTACTGTTTAAATCTTGTCATTAATGTCCAACCAATGTTTGTTTGATTTACATTAAACAcattgtatgaatgaatgtgtatctATTGCCAATGGACTGGATTAATCACATATATGCGTCCAAGTAAAGGTTCTAGAGCCGAAGCAAGGAATCATACCTGGTTGTCAGCCTCTGTGGAGAAACACTTGGTCAAGTATAAAGTGTCCTTCTCACACAAGCCGCTGCAGGCTGAGCCGTCCACGATGCCTTTCCTGTATTTGCTGCACTGAAAACAGGAAGAATGCCAAGGTGAGGATGCTATAATATTGTCTGTATTCCTTATTGTTAAtccctaacatgtttttttttaatatatagtaCCATGGATTTTGTACACTGATGTCCGCGGCACAGCTCAGTGTAAGAAGAATACTCCACGTAGATCACCCAGCTGCCCACAAAGACCACCAGCCAGGAGAAGAACAGGTACTTCATGTGCACGTAGGTCACTCGGGCCTGTGGGAGACACCGCAGGAGGTCACTGCTAGAAGGAGAGAGTGGGCTTGATTTGTGCACCAGCACAGTCCCTTTTTTTTCGCCATCTTGGACTAGATACCTCAGAGGCTAATAATTAAGCTTAATGTGTCCATTAGTGTAGAGTGGACCTTGATGGACAGCTCCTGTCCCTCCTATTTATGACTGAATTCACAATTTATTGCGTCACGCCCTCTCTTCTAGTAACCCTACACTCCTCCTTAATGTCTTCTCTGGCCACACACTCAGTGTAGATGATGAAATAAGACCTTTTATCTCCCTAAATGCATCTTACATGCACTTTGTGTCACAGATAATTCAAAAACAAAGCTCCCGGCAGCAGGCAGCATGTGTCTTTTGTCCTGCAGGCCTTGCCGGTGATCATATCCTGAAGGTAAGTGTGTTTATCTTACATACAAAATGCACAATactttggttatttttagtgttTGGGAGGATTTGTCCTGTTGGTTTTAGTTCAAGAGGTTTGTTGACCGTCTTTATAGCTGCAATGATGCCCTTTGGCCACTTGGAGGGAAACAAAAGAGTGTGCATTAAACCACAGAAGGTATTACAAAGATtgcaatatatacaatatatacattcaCTCATTCgttttctggagcctatcccagctgtcttcgggtgagaggcggggtacaccctggactggtcgccacgccagccaatcacagtgcacatatagacaaacaaccattcacactcacattcatacctatggacaatttggagtcactaattcaccaagcatgcacggggggaacatgcaaactccacacagagatgaccgagggtggaattgaactccggtctcctagctgtgtggcctgcgtgctaaccactcgaccgccgtacataccacaatatgtacattttttcttAATTGTGACAAATAAGGATAACAAAGttagcaaaacaaaaggaaaataaaaacaaatttagcaaagagggcggcacggtggtctaggggttagcgcacagacctcacagctaggagaccagggttcaatcccaccctcgggcatctctgtgtggagtttgcatgttctccccgtgcatgcgtgggttttctccgggtactccggtttcctcccacattccaaaaacatgctaggttaattggtgactccaaattgtccataggtatgaatgtgagtgtgaatggttgtttgtctatgtgtgccctgtgattggctggcgaccagtctagggtgtaccccgccttacgcccgaagacagctgggataggctccagcaccccccgcgaccctcgtgaggaaaagcggtagaaaatgaatgaatgaatttagctaAGGCCTGCATGACCTCTCCGGGCTTTCGTAGGCACTGCATTAAACTCACTTATTTTCTGCAgcttttgcttgtttttcctcGCAAAGCCGCAAGGCCGCCCGACCCTTCGGATCGATACTTGTGGCCTTCAGTGTAAGTGTGGCTGACGccaaagtgtgtttgtgtgcgatTACGCGCTGAGCCTTTATGAGGAAGCACACGTCCACAAAGACGCCTAATGACGGCGTATTGATTGTGGCTGCTGGGCCAGCTATTAATTAGAGGCTGCTACTTCATGCTGAGGTGGGCGGAAAGAGCAGCTTGCTAAGCATTCATGCTCATACACTCATTAGGTACCCTATCTGATGGcagcaatacaaaaaaatcaaccatAAAGACGCGATAGAGCTACAAGTGCCAGTCTCTTGCAGTGGCGCTCCTAAGAGGCGTACCTAATGAAGAGTCCATAAAAACGGGACGCTGCAGACACATTTTCCAGCCAGTGCAATCAAAGCTGATGAAGAGCCGCACATTTCTGTTCAGCGTGCATCCCACTCATCCATTATTTATGACGCTAAAGCTCAGAGGTTTATGGTTAATGGGCTCCAGTGGAACCCTGGGAAGAGATTGCAGGGGGGGGCGGGACTGTGCGGCGGTGTGATTTCATTAGAATTTCATGCACAAATATTATAGAAACATTCAAAACAGCTTTACAAAGCAACCATTTGTTGAGAATACAGTGTAGAAATGATGACTAAGAGCAGGAATCTGTCGTCAGATTTATAGTGGAGTGGATCCTCTTgggaaggggtgtccaaagtgtggcgcaGAAGCCATTTTTACTGCTCATTTTTACAGAcaggaaaatcaatcaatcacgtAAATGCtgcaagagtaaaaaaaaaagaacatgcaaagccaaaaacacacacaaactgccAAAAGACAATCAAAAGGTacaattttctttgtttttgttaaaggggacctattatgctttttccacttttctgacttatacttaaatgtagttagaatattgtattctcgtGGATGCCAAAGTTttaaataatgaggtttgtgcatttttctAACATATGggcatttccttatatgggcgttccatGATACGCGAAATTGAGAGCCTAATGGCAGAAAAACTGCAGAAAACTGTAGCCTGTAACTTCAGAAAACTAAGAAACCTGCAAATAGAAATGAGAAATGTACAATCACAGAATATCAGCTTCAAGAAAAGCTTCTCTGAGATCAATGATGAGGTCAAGAACCACTAGGAGGGAAAATAGAGCAATGTGCAATAATATCAAGGTACCACAGGATGATAACACTACTTTGTGTGTTATTCCTAAGGAAGATAACAAAcgaaaacatcaacaaaaattgccaaaatacagtacaacttttttttaagtgactTCAGATCATCACGATGCATGTTTTTAAAGAGAAAGTGTGCGCACTGCAAAGTGTTAATTTGATTCTGAGTCATTCTACCACATAATTCTTCTTTTtggggggtccctaaaccccccaaaaattgTTTCATTGGTGGCATAAATACAGTCCAACCTTGTTTCTGATGCAAGTTCTTGACCAGAAAGTGAGTCATTCTACCATAACCCATGTAAGTACAGTAGCTAAAGTTAGAATGAGACCGAGCATATGTACCTTGAGGTCTCAAACGCAATATTTTGTAGCCCCCTACATCAAAGTTTGGTGTTGTACTATTCATGACAGTACAACATGTAACAGGtagtaaataaacacacataagGCAGCTATTAATTCTATGGGattaataaacaacaaatatgtttttttttctaaccacgcattggccaagtggttagtatttggacacagtcaggacatctagaagatctgggttcaaatcgCTCGGGCATCTTTATGTACAGTTtgtaggtgtgttttttttgctggcTACTCTGTTTtgcgcccacattccaaaaacatgcatgttaagtgagtgtgaatggttgtttgtctatatgtgccatgccattggctggcgaccagtccagggtgtaccccgcctctcacccgaggtcagctgtgataggctccagcataaccccccctagtgagtataagcggcgTACAAAAAGGATGATGTTATCTCTAAACACACAACTTTAGCAAATGTATTTGAAACAAttaccgcaaggcatgctgggtaacctgaAGCCCCACCCAGCCCCATGTTATTTGAGTTTGTTTGATGGAACAGGTGCTTCATGACTGTTCGGGGTTGAAATGTGAGCAAAGCAGCTCTTCATGCACGTTCTAGCACGAGACAATCGTGAAGAATGGCAGGCATGATTGGAGCCTAATCGCAGACTTCCTGTGCTCACAGCCAACAAGCAACACCATCTATTCCACAGTCAGTGCTACTGTGACTTAAGTGAGTCAGGTGTCTCAGTGAGGCTGAGGGGGAAGTGATCTGATATATTTTTGGATTTAGAGGGGTTTCACTGCAGGGTTTCATTTCCCTTACCATCGCATGTCACCTGCGTCCTTCACGCCATGCTAGACTTGAAACACACTATTGAGATACACCAAAGAGATCTcagtcccaatacttttgtccatacagTTTCCTGACCTGAGTGTCCTAATTTTACACCGGCATCAAGCCTGTGATCTGTGATCTTTGTGTTGCATTCAGGtacaaaaccccaaaacaacttTTTACATCACCCATGAACGCACAGTATCAATACGATGACGAGCTGGCTGCATCATGGCagcggttgccatggcaacagagaTGAGGGAGCTGCAGATGGCTGATGTTTGAAGTCGTTCCCTGAGAGAGATGATGCATTCGTGtgtcgccacacacacacacccacacacacgagGAAGAACATCTCTTTACCTGCATGTTcttccagaagaagaagaagaagaagctccaTGGAAGCTGAGCTCTCGCCATGGCCAAGccgagaggagaggagaggagaggagaagagAGTAGAGGAAGGCAAAGTGGGGCTCTTAGCTCGGCGTTAGGCCACGCCCACTGGACCGGCTCTGATCACATGATGCTAATCCCTGAGGAACGACCACGTGATAACCTGTAAGGACCATCACATTCatgctgtatttgtattttactcggaccaaaaaaaaaacccacaatacCGCAAAATATGTTACATACAtgaaattaggaaaaaaaatatctacatttaaaaataataatctaagCCTATAACACtaataatttttgtattttatttaatttcataccattttgtatttattaaattataatattatcatatttatttatatctgAACTTCTGAACtgtaatgttaataataatgtacatcattttgatattattttagcatctttaagtACCCCGAAATTGACATAAATccaacaataataattcaaattatattgttttaatatgattattattaagatatttatttcaactaaactaaactaaactaaaaaaattcatttttttaacacagtGTTCACAAAACGTCCTCTAGTGGCTGGTAGCAATATAACATGTCATACCTGTAACAGTTAATACTGTCCTAATTtctttcatcatcttcatcaactAACAATGAGTGTGTTCTTGAGAAGGTTTGAAGTTGCTGGGTTTTATTTGCTTGGAGAGCAAAATGCCAAAGTGGATTTTTCCTGTCATTATCCCTTGCTGATTACCTCTAGATTACCTTCTTCAGTGGGAGGGTCAAAACGTCCGGTTTCCAAACATAATAACCTGCACAAGGCCATAACAAGATGAAGACAGTAACAGCTCATGCACTCACTGGCCAAAACATTAAGTACACCGAGATCCAATACAGTCGTTTTAAAGATAATAATCTTTGCTTTTGATTGAAAATGTCAGAGAGATATTATTATGgcaacatgtttattattgtgctgtACCGCTGGACAGCATcacagctgtttctaatattctgacttttattTAGCTGCATGATGACTAATAGTGTCTTCccaaaaaataagatttttgtaaatatgGTGCCCTCTTATGGTGGAGAATGTACATGACGTTCTTCTGCAGACGACCGAATGTGTACCTttggcgccctcttgtggtgaaGATGGCGGACGGCTGACAGTAACTACAGTAGTTGAACAAGACGCTTTCTcaaaaaaatatactttgtatttttcttttttccactgaaaatAGGCAGTTTTTCCCCCAAGAAAAGACATTTAATTAACCCTCAGTCAAAATTAATTTATGGATATATGCTCcgatcaattaaaaaaaataaaaaaacatgtgatcggCATTTCAAAGCTGATCACAAAATCTGATTGGCATGTGGCGGCCAGTCCTGTTGTGTCACGTCGAACTGCCAACAAAATGACGCGCCACGTATTTAGCTTGGCATTTAATAATTGTGTGAATTGTGCATTTAGCTTCTTAGCATCAGTTGCCAGTGAACAATGTTctggttctggagctgaatctagtctaataataataataataataataataatgacttgatgatcacttttattgaaaatgttgatccaaaatgagtatatatatagtatatatatatatatatatattttttttttttctgggccTTACAAGTACTTGCTAGAAGGCTCAATACGTAACCCAATTAGCAAACAACAGAGAGAGTACAACAACAAGGGAAATGATCATGAAAATTAtgtcatgtattttattaaatgtactacaaatgaatgtaaaaatgtgaacaagAATCATCATTGCAGATTTACACTGTAAGAAGCCCTTTTGCAACTTAGTGtccatatttctttattttgactACTTACAACCACCATATCTGATATCGATGTAGGTACACAACATTGCAACACAAATTGCTACCGGGGGCTTCTGTGATTTTTATTTGGTTGAGTTTACCATCCAGGTATTCCAGGCTTGTTCTAACAGGCGCATGCTTGAGGGACTGTTAGATCTATCTCACGGCTGGTCTGGGAACACTTCTAGAACCGAACTGGAACCCAGTGGAGATTGGAGGTGGCTTGAGATAAGTAGGTCTGGGTATACTAACTTACACTAGACTGGATCCGGATAAGCTGGAACTGATTTTGCTGACATTTAGCTTCCATGTAATCTTCATGGCTTTCAGAAATAGCATGTAGTTGCTTGACAACCAATTGCTTGTTCTTCAGCTGTCACCACATCCCATAATCTCAATCATTGCTACCCAACACTGATAGTGACTTTAACCCAAAAACTGTTCAGCGGAACCTTACTCCCTCAGTCTGCTGGACATAACACCTTCTTAGGAAGAGGAACCTCTTTGAGCAGGACACCACCTCTTGGTGAACCGGGCTCCACTCCCCCTGGCTTACCTTGACCACACTTCTTCTTCACTAAGACCCCAGGACCATTTGGACCTTTTACTCTCCAGCCCTCCACAGGGCCGTTTCCCACATCAGGATGTCCAGAGAGTAACATTGTGGGGATGGTGGAGCCTTGGGGAGTGTTTTGAAGGACCACTGAAGAAGACCCCTGAGGTCTACTGACTACAAGCTCAGTGGGAGAGCTCTGGAGACCATTGACAAGTCCAGAGGGACGTTTTTTCGATCCTTTCACTACAAGCCCAGCGGGAGGACTTTGGAGCTCAACCACAAGTCCAGAGGTAGGACTTGGGGGTCCATTGACAACATACAGGCCCTGTAAACCAGCTCCTTGGACGCCATCTGCCAGCAGAAGTGTGCTCTGTGCCTGAGGCTGCAGCACATAGTTAATCGGCTGAAGCACGGTGCTGGTGGTGTAGTAAAGTGGCTGCCGCTGCTGTAAAACCACCGTTTGAGCATGACGAGGCACAGAGGACATACTACTACCTGAGGAATGCACACTGCTTCTGGACCTGACAGAGGACTTAAGAGTAGAGGACATCTCCTTCTCTGTGCTTGACCCAACAAGTTTCTCAACCTGAACTGCTGGTGCCGCACCTTCAGAGATGACAGACCCTGATACTTTCATAGATGGTTTGGGTGACGGTGGCAGAGGGGAGCAGATCTCAGCCAGAGTCTTGAACTTGGGTCCCAAGTCGTCGAGGAATGTCAAGTCCTTTTCAGACTCCAAGAGGCTGCAGCAGCCCACTGAGCCAGAAGAAGATGGTGGTCCTTCGTAGTGAAACACCAGTTGACTGTCCATGACTGGAAGGACACAGCCTGACTTCTGTTGGGGGAAGTAAATCAAATGAAGAGCTGTGTGAGAGCACAAGTTAACCATCCGGAGCTAACACAGTACCTGAGAATAGTAGTCCTCCAGGACAGCATCAGGTAGCGCCAAATCATCAAAGGCTACATGTTTGCTTTGCCCGCTGAACATGTTAGAACCTGCACCGAGGAGCAACATCCCCCTATCCACTTCCACCAGACCTTTGCCCCTGGATTCATTGTAAATTGATGTCACTCTCCGGTCGAAGCCTGATGCTTTTCTCTCCACTAGAGTCTGGCTGCCTAACATGATGGGGACACTCTGGAGCGGCACTTCCTGTAAAGGATGCAAGTCATTATGGAGTGGAACCTCGGAATTCCAACAGTCCTGAGAGTGTGCAGTCTGAAAAGATGTTTGTGAAACATTGACTGCTGCTAGAAGGACTCGTGACGATGTGGCATCCCACCTTGTCCTCCCCTTTGCCCTCTGTGTGGTACAATATGAGGTGTTCCTTGGTGTCAAACGGCAGGTCATTAAACTGGTCGGCAAAGATGGTGTCTGTTCCTCCACACTGACAGAACAGTAGCAGCAGAGGAACCACTGCAGACATATAAGAACATGCAGAAGAATGTCAGCGTTTTCAGAGTATAACTATTTTACTACCTTTGTTTCAGGTCTTTCAGGCTTTACCGGCCATTAAATATGTCTTTCTCTCACTCGCGGGAATCTAACAGTAGAAAAAACACCAATCTGCAAAGTAAACCCAAGGTCAAAATGCTCAGAGCATTTTTAAAGCTATTGTTTGACTCTTCTCTTGGAAGAGAAGAACTAGTTGAAGTCCTCATTGACTGACTTGACtagaaataaaacaaagcttCTACCTTCATCACCTACTGTACCTGCTATTTATCACCTAGCAATTGGAACAGGAAGTAACGTTCATACTCACGCATCAGTAAGCAAAACGCCAGCAGGAACAGTCCAATGGCGGAGGCGGAGAGTTCAGCTGATGGACGCCCGAGTCTTTCCGCTCGCACGCTGCAGTGTTTGTTGTCCATGCAGGTGCAAACGTCCACGGTGAAGATCTGGTTGTCAGGGCAGGATAAACCTTGGGCGTCCATCACTTCCATGTGTATCTCGTATGATCCTGGCCATAAGGCCTCATGGGAGTAAAGGGCGGCGCTTGTCTCTGAGGATTTAACATTTTTCACCTGATTACCTTGACTGTCCAGTGACTGACTGAGCATAGatctaacccaggggtgctcacactttttcagcatgcgagctacttttaaaatgaccgagtcaaaatgatctacccactacaaaaatgcaaaacatctatttattttcaaatgtattgaggattatttgtacgtacaatgtatgttgatgtaccttacataaccaaatgagccaatattgcaaaacacacataattaactattaacattttttgtaattacctgagtttactttgatgacttgcactgaattgaaccagccagggatgcatagtccggacagtagctgctgatagccagcctcaagcacacttccaaatgtttatcagtcatggataatatccgtatcataatatccgtataatattccatatccgtatggaagtgatatgttttttgcctttttacttggtccagtttttgcctttttacttggtccagctccttcactcattttagtgaccataaactttagcgagggcttaaaatctcgcaattcgccgactagcttagcactttgcatcgttgtttacgcatgagcggtgacctaaaggtcaaaattcagttgtcatctgactggttgtcctgtatgtcaatcaagtaacggggatggatgataggctgacatcgtaagttctgctgcacttagagacgttgtttgatttgattggtcgcccgaagggcaacattcagttgtcatctgaatggctgccctgtatgtcaatcaagtgacggcattgatgctgggatgatatttttttaatgtcacgccgcgatcgaccagcgatcgaccagtaccacctccgcgatcgaccggtagatcgcgatcgacttaatgagcacccctggtctaaccttTCTTTGCCAGTTTTAAGCACACAGTACTTttggctttgctacacatctaaaAATGAAGCCTGTCGTTTTCTCAACCATCTGTCAGTCATCACTAGCTCTAGTAATGTTAGCACTAGCTTTCCCTAATGTCACATTGTATGTTATATATGGAGTGAATACATAAAAAGTGGGGCGTGCTTACCATTAATGACTTCCACATCCCATCTGCCACGTGTCCCGTCCGACATTATATGGAAGGCAAATGGTGCAGCGTTGGGGCTGGCGTCCTTATCGAAGGCAGTGACATAAACCACTTTTTCGTCCGAGCACACGTTGGTGTGGGTGGTGGTCAGGGTGGGGCAGTTGTCATTAGAGTCGGACACTTGGATGGCCAGGGTCCCTGTGGCGGTCTTTGGTGGCTTGTCTGAGGAAGACATGTTTATGTTGGAGTTATGgctattttaattcatttaaattgaATTATTGTGATGACGCCATATTTAAAACTAGCTTTCCATAGACTTCAACCTGCCCCAACTGTACACAACGTATTCGCCAGTGTGTAAATATTTTCTCCTGTTAGAGCAGTTGATTTAAAGCAGTTTGGcctcgggttttttttttgttgtcattttatgactgTCAAGTGTAGAAGTTGTTTGTCAGGTTCAGTCAAAGACCAGTTAGCTTCATTCAGGAATTCTTCATGCAATCATGTTTATAATGGCCTTTAGTCACTGTCAAAGAAGCTAACCACATGAAGCTGCGAAGGCAACGGCTCACCCAACATGTACGTACTGTCgagaataataaaacaatagtttcctttgttgtaatattttaccTTTGCTTATGGCTAGAATCTTTGCAACGTAGGTGCCATTCACTAAGAAAGGGGACTCTCTGTCTGGTGCCTTGTTGAGTTTGATTTCCGCCGTCTCTTCATCAACAGTAAACCAGTTATCTGGATCATAAGCTTTGGCGTAGCTGGAAGAGGGAATGAGAAAATGTCAATCAGGATTTGACTAATTCAACTGGAATAGTCTAGAATCAAGTCTCTGACTAACCTGACATCCTCTGCTGGTTTTCCAGTGTCTGGATCTATAGCTGCAAACACAGTCAGCACACCATCTTCCGGTGCTTCCTCTGGGTTCTCGGACACAGGAACATTCTTGGTTTCAGGTAGAAATGTTGGATCTTCCGGCAAGTTATTCACTGTGATTTTGATGGGGTAGCTCTTGGCGGGTGCTTTTGGCTTTGCTCCTCTTTGGACGTCTGGCATCCCCTCAACGTTGACTCCTGTTCCCACATCTAAACCGGGTCCGCCGTTGCCTTTGACACCAGCATCAGGGTGCACATTCCCACCTGCATCCACACCAGCGTCCACACCTGCGTCCACACCGGCGTCCACACCAGCACCTGCACCAGCTCCTGCACTCACACCTACATCTACTCCGACTGCCACCCCGGATCCTGCACCAACTCCAGGCCCCACCAGTGTTCCAGGGCCAACTGCAGAAGGATCTCCCTCTCCAACCCGAAGATCTACATCCATCAAAATGGCACCACCCTCCACAAACGGAGCGACGTTCTCAATGAGTAGGCCCAACTCCAGATTTTGGACTTCTTCAAAGTCTACAGCCTGCTCAAACAATCGGAAAGTTATGGACCTGCAGGACCAGAACATTCCATTCAGTCACCACACAAGTGAGTAGAGTACATACCTTAATCAGCTTCAGGATGCCCTCGTTGGTGTCTTTGTCTGTTTCAATGCTGAAGAGATTGTCTTCATTCCCTTTGGCGATGTTGAAGACAGTCAGCCAGTTGTCTGTGTGCTCCAGGTCTTTGTCCAGAGACTTGATCCTCATCACTACCAC is a window of Doryrhamphus excisus isolate RoL2022-K1 chromosome 5, RoL_Dexc_1.0, whole genome shotgun sequence DNA encoding:
- the LOC131129793 gene encoding divergent protein kinase domain 1A-like, which translates into the protein MARAQLPWSFFFFFFWKNMQARVTYVHMKYLFFSWLVVFVGSWVIYVEYSSYTELCRGHQCTKSMCSKYRKGIVDGSACSGLCEKDTLYLTKCFSTEADNQVYLGTWGDLEGVIKCQLDEAPRYDLAGDMEPRKEAAAFDKPTKGTSVERFREMILTHLKAKVGDDQANLGDLATRALTAADANKDGHISLAEARSSWALLQLNEFLLALALQDRGHMPKVLGFCGDLYMMEKVPHSPLYGLSLPWVMEVWMPGGLRRSMDQWFTPAWPHRAKISIGLLELVEDLFHGTFGSFLMCNLSPSSFGYTKRHDLKVVDARHIIPEATFQEEIRQQRCDTDNDCLYGVDCLTSCDLTKHRCTTEVTKPNLAKACDTLKDYILRGAPSDIREELEKQLYACMALRGSAEQTEIEHSLILNNLKTLLWKKISNTKDS
- the LOC131129792 gene encoding desmoglein-2-like protein, whose product is MDPRMHLVLIFMLVPGAPAKEPPKRTRREWIIPPTKLMENVDYTGREFIAKIRSDKDRFVNVEYFLSGAGADRPPYNLFVVDPKSGFVRVTGVLDREQYPSFNLTGSARYADGTNAEVAIPLTVHVLDQNDQTPYFEMHTGNVTEASKEGTFVMQIIGKDADQAGTINSEIAYSIISQVPEGPAPMFTIDKKTGKLYVQSPILDRETNDFYKLVIEGADLGGAPGGLVGTGTVEIRVLDINDNIPTLEKAEYAGSVDENVADVVVMRIKSLDKDLEHTDNWLTVFNIAKGNEDNLFSIETDKDTNEGILKLIKAVDFEEVQNLELGLLIENVAPFVEGGAILMDVDLRVGEGDPSAVGPGTLVGPGVGAGSGVAVGVDVGVSAGAGAGAGVDAGVDAGVDAGVDAGGNVHPDAGVKGNGGPGLDVGTGVNVEGMPDVQRGAKPKAPAKSYPIKITVNNLPEDPTFLPETKNVPVSENPEEAPEDGVLTVFAAIDPDTGKPAEDVSYAKAYDPDNWFTVDEETAEIKLNKAPDRESPFLVNGTYVAKILAISKDKPPKTATGTLAIQVSDSNDNCPTLTTTHTNVCSDEKVVYVTAFDKDASPNAAPFAFHIMSDGTRGRWDVEVINETSAALYSHEALWPGSYEIHMEVMDAQGLSCPDNQIFTVDVCTCMDNKHCSVRAERLGRPSAELSASAIGLFLLAFCLLMLVPLLLLFCQCGGTDTIFADQFNDLPFDTKEHLILYHTEGKGEDKEVPLQSVPIMLGSQTLVERKASGFDRRVTSIYNESRGKGLVEVDRGMLLLGAGSNMFSGQSKHVAFDDLALPDAVLEDYYSQKSGCVLPVMDSQLVFHYEGPPSSSGSVGCCSLLESEKDLTFLDDLGPKFKTLAEICSPLPPSPKPSMKVSGSVISEGAAPAVQVEKLVGSSTEKEMSSTLKSSVRSRSSVHSSGSSMSSVPRHAQTVVLQQRQPLYYTTSTVLQPINYVLQPQAQSTLLLADGVQGAGLQGLYVVNGPPSPTSGLVVELQSPPAGLVVKGSKKRPSGLVNGLQSSPTELVVSRPQGSSSVVLQNTPQGSTIPTMLLSGHPDVGNGPVEGWRVKGPNGPGVLVKKKCGQGKPGGVEPGSPRGGVLLKEVPLPKKVLCPAD